ACCGAAGCCAGCGTGTTTTCTGTGCCACCCGCAAGATTTTGAGTGAGTTCTAAATTTCGGCGTGTTGCAGCATCTAATTGAATATTATCGTTATTTTGAATAACACTAATGCTTTGAATATGTGGAAGAGAAGCACGTTGTGTTTCTTTTGCATATTGCAATAAACAGCCTGCTGCTGCCAAGCCAAGAGGTGATTTTTCTACACCAAATGCACATAAATCTTTCGTACCAAATTGACGATTAAGTTCTGAAATCGCGGTTCTAAGTTCAAATTCCCAAATTGGACGACGGCGTAGGCCTTTATAAGGTTCGATAATGGCCATTTCAGCAAAATCTTCACAATAAAGTAATTCTACAGGATTAATACGCTGTAATTCAGCTTGCAAGGCTTCTTTTGAATGAGGTTCACAAAGCTGAAAGCGTCCAGATGTCATGTCTAATGTGGCTAGACCAAATTTTTCTTTTTCCTGATAAACCGCCACAATTAAGTTATCTTGGCGTTCTGGTAAAAGTGCTTCATCACTTACCGTACCTGGCGTCACAATTCGTACAATTTTACGCTCAACCGGTCCTTTTGATGTGGCGGGATCACCCACTTGCTCACAAATGGCCACAGGTTCACCTAATTGCACTAATTTTGCTAAATAGCCCTCTACCGCATGATAAGGCACGCCCGCCATGGGAATGGGATTACCTGCTGATTGTCCACGTTTAGTTAAAGAAATATCTAACAATGCTGCCGCTTTTTTTGCATCATCATAAAAAAGCTCATAAAAATCCCCCATTCGATAAAATAACAAAATGTCAGGGTTTTCTGCTTTTAACTTGAGATATTGCTGCATCATCGGCGTATGTTGCTCGAAATTATCTTGTAAATTCATGATGTTATCCAGTTTAAATATTTAACTTTTTATCTAGCAAGTATAGGTTTTACGATAGAAGTTATGTGTTATTTTAATTTTCTACATCCACACTTAATACTTCATCTTCTGTTTTTAACAGTGTATAAACATCTTTTAGCATTTCATTATCAATGTTGTAGCATCGCACTTGTAAGCGAACTTCGCCACTTGCTTGGTCTTTTACCGAGATATTTTCAATGCGATAGTCATGTTTGAGTAATAAATCTGTGACTTTACTAATACCGTTCGCAGAACTCAGTTGAATAGCCAATCGAGTACGTTTTTTATAGGTTTTACGACGAACATAACGCTGCACAATCGGGCTGATACGGATGGCGATTAAAATCATTAAAGTGGCAATAATCGCATCAAAAATAAAACCAGCACCTGTTGCTACACCAATAGCCGCTGCTGCCCAAATAATGGCAGCAGTGGTTAAACCTGAAATAGCATCATTTTTCTTGTGTAAAATTACCCCTGCACCTAAGAAACCGATGCCACTGATTACTTGTGCGGCAAGTCGCATAGGGTCAGTTCGAATGTTATCTGAAACTTGCGCATAATGTTCTGCAGCTTGAATGGAGACAATCGTCAGTACACAAGTCGTCACCGCAATAATGGCACAGGTTTTGACCCCAACCGGTTTGTGTTTAAGTTCACGTTCTAAGCCAATAATCCCGCCAAGTACAAGTGCGAGTAGCATTTTCCCTAGGATAAGTAAATAAGCCGTCTGTTCAAGAGCGGTCGAAAAAAGAAAAGAATTTTCCATGTTAATAATGAATATGAGTAAATAAAAAACGGGCATTATTCTACCTGAAAAAAGGACTTTAATGGGCAAATTTACAATCAATTTACCTTTAATTTATCGCCTTTCGGCTTGAAATTGAGTAAAATCTAAAGTTTTGAAAGATGATGATAGCTGAGAATAAATTTATGCAAAAATCAACGCCGAATATTGGCTTTGTAAGTTTAGGTTGTCCTAAAAATTTAGTGGATTCCGAACGTATTCTGACTGAATTACGTACTGACGGGTATAACATTGTGCCAAGTTATGAAAATGTGGACTTGGTCATTGTGAATACTTGTGGCTTTATTGATAGTGCTGTACAGGAATCTCTAGAAGCTATTGGAGAGGCGTTGGAAGAAAACGGACGCGTGATTGTGACCGGCTGTTTAGGGGCGAAGGAAGATCAAATTCGCCAAGTTCACCCAAAAGTATTGGAAGTGAGCGGTCCGCACAGTTATGAAGCAGTCATGGCACAAGTACACAAGTACGTTCCAAAACCAGAGCATAATCCTTACACCAGTCTTGTACCAAAACAAGGGGTGAAATTAACACCTAAACACTATGCTTATTTGAAAATATCAGAAGGCTGTGATCACCGTTGTACATTCTGTATAATCCCTTCATTACGTGGGGATTTGGAAAGCCGCTCTATCACGCAAGTATTGGATGAAGCAAAACGTCTTGCTGATGCGGGTGTGAAAGAATTGTTGGTCGTTTCACAAGATACCTCTGCTTATGCGATGGATACACAACGTAAAGAAGGTGGCGTGAAAACGGCTTTCTGGAATGGTATGCCAATTAAAAATGACTTAATGACCTTGTGTAAACAGCTTGGAAAATTAGGCATTTGGGTACGTTTACACTACGTTTATCCTTATCCTCACGTGGATGATTTAATTCCATTAATGGCGGAAGGTTTATTATTGCCTTATTTGGATATTCCATTACAACATGCGAGTCCGAAAATTTTAAAAGCAATGAAAAGACCAGGAAAAATTGACCGCACTTTAGAGCGTATTAAGCAATGGCGTGAGATTTGTCCAGATTTAACTTTGCGTTCAACTTTTATCGTAGGTTTCCCGGGTGAAACAGAAGAAGACTTTCAAATGTTATTGGATTTCTTAAAAGAAGCACAACTTGATCGCGTGGGCTGTTTCAAATTTAGCCCAGTAGAAGGCGCACCTGCAACTGAAATGGCTGACCAAGTGCCTGAAGATGTAAAAGAAGAACGTTTCCACCGCTTTATGCAGTTACAACAAGAAATTTCGGCTGAACGATTAAAACAAAAAATTGGCCAAACGCTTGATGTCATTGTGGATGAAATTGATGACGAAGGTATTATCGGCCGTACAAAAGCCGATGCACCCGAAGTTGATGGCTTAGTTTATATTGAAAATCTAAGTGGCACGCCTGTGAAAGTGGGCGAATTTATTAAAGTAACCATTACTCATTCAGATGAATACGATCTGTGGGGAACCTGTTAATTATTAATCTTATTTATTTTTTACCAAAGGAATTAAAAAATGGCAGAAACACAAAAACAACCAAGTGTTATCCGTTTTGAACAAGAAGTTGCGGCAAAAAATTATGAAGCAGCTTGCGTAGAATTGCTCGATATTTTAAGCAAAATTGATACTAATTTTGGTGGCGTTGAAGGCATTGAAATTGATTATCCTAGTCAATTAAATGATGAATTAGTACAAGATAAAATTAAGCATTTTTGTACCCGTGTAGCGGTAGCAATGAGCGAGCTATTTTCTGATCCTCAATTAGATATTTCTGAAGGTGGTGCACAACGTTTCTTTACCTTGCAACGTTGGATTAATATGATTTTTGCATCATCACCATTTGTGAATGCGGATCATGTTTTACAAGCTTATAACCGCAATCCAGATAAAACCAATTTATCCGATTTCCATTTAGATAATACGAGATCATCATTAATTAAATTCTGTATTTTCTATCTGCCTGAATCTAATGTGAATGTTAATCTTGATGCTTTATGGAATTTAGATCCAGAGTTATGTGCATCCCTTTGTTTTGCATTGCAATCACCACGTTTTATCGGTACTGATCAATCGTTCTCTAAGCGTGGTACGCTTTTACAATGGTTCCCTGAAAAATTAGCGACAATTGAAAACTTAAATAATGTACCGAGTGCAATTTCACACGATGTGTATATGCATTGCAGCTACGATATTGCTGAAAATAAACATTGGGTGAAAAAAGCATTAAACCAAGTCATCCGTCGTCATTTATTGCAAGGTGGATGGACAGATCGCGATGTCACTAAATTAGGTGAGCGTAATGGCAAACCCGTCATGGTGGTGTTATTGGAGCATTTCCATTCATCTCATTCAATTTACCGTACGCATTCCACTTCAATGATTGCTGCACGTGAGCGTTTTCATTTAATTGGTGTGGGTAATGAAGCTGTAGATGCAGCAGGCCAAGCGGTGTTTGATGAATTCCATTTATTAAAAGGCGATAATATTTTTAGTAAATTGAATGAATTAAAAGAGATTTGTGAAAAAAATGGTGCAGCCGTTCTTTATATGCCAAGTATTGGGATGGATTTAACCACCATTTTTGCAAGTAACACGCGTCTTGCACCGGTTCAAGTGATTGCTTTAGGCCATCCAGCGACCACACATTCTGATTTTATTGAATATGTAATTGTAGAAGATGACTACGTTGGTTCTGAAAAATGCTTCAGTGAGCAATTATTGCGTTTACCAAAAGATGCTCTTCCTTATGTGCCTTCAGCGCTTGCACCGCAACACGTAGAATATCGCTTACGTGAAAATCCTGAAGTGGTGAATATTGGTATTGCTTCAACTACAATGAAGCTTAACCCATATTTCTTGGCGGCATTAAAGGCTATTCGTGATCGTGCGAATGTTAAAGTTCATTTCCACTTTGCTTTAGGTCAATCCAGTGGTGTGACCCATCCTTATGTTGAGCGTTTTATTAAATCTTATTTAGGCAATGATGCGACAGCTCATCCACACGCGCCTTATGATCAATATCTTCGTATTTTGCATAACTGCGATATGATGGTAAACCCATTCCCATTCGGGAATACGAATGGCATTATTGATATGGTGACATTAGGTTTAGTGGGCATATGTAAAACCGGTGCAGAAGTTCACGAACATATTGATGAAGGGTTATTCAAACGTTTAGGTTTACCGGAATGGTTAATTGCAAATACGGTAGATGAATATGTTGAACGTGCAATTCGTTTAGCAGAAAACCATCAAGAACGTTTAGAACTTCGCCGTCATATCATTGAAAATAACGGCTTACAAACCTTATTTACAGGCGATCCAAGCCCAATGGGTAAAGTGTTACTTGAAAAATTTGAGGAATGGAAAGCAGCAAATTTAGCTGAAAAGCCAAAGAAAAAAGCGACTAAATCCGCAACGACAAAAGAGAAGACTACAAAGTCTACCACGACAAAGAAAAGTGCGGTCAAATCTGAAGGTAAATCTGAGCCGAAAAAAACGGTAAAGAAAACCACGAAAAAAGCAGATAAATAATCAATAAATCCCCGAAAGGGGATTTTTTATTGAGAAAAATTAAACAAAGCCTCATTTTTTCTAAAAAAGCTTGATTTTGTGGCGTAAAGCCTGTAATTAATAGACCCGTTCAACACAACATAAAATAAGGAAAAACTCATGAAAAACGTCGGTTTTATCGGTTGGCGCGGAATGGTCGGTTCCGTATTAATGGATCGTATGGTGCAAGAGCAAGATTTTGCCAATATTAATCCAGTTTTCTTCACCACTTCTCAAGCAGGTCAAAAAGCCCCTGTATTCGCAGGCAAAGAGGCGGGTGAACTTAAAAGTGCATTCGACATTGAAGAACTTAAAAAATTAGACATTATCGTGACCTGTCAAGGTGGCGACTATACCAATGAAGTTTATCCAAAATTAAAAGCAACAGGTTGGGACGGATATTGGGTTGATGCAGCTTCTGCACTACGTATGAAAGATGATGCAATTATCGTGCTTGATCCTGTAAACCAACACGTGATTTCTGAAGGTTTGAAAAAAGGCATTAAAACTTTCGTGGGTGGTAACTGTACCGTGAGCTTAATGCTTATGGCTATCGGTGGTTTATTTGAGAAAGATTTAGTGGAATGGGTATCTGTCGCAACTTACCAAGCGGCTTCAGGTGCAGGCGCAAAAAATATGCGTGAATTGCTTTCACAAATGGGTTTATTAGAACAAGCGGTTTCAAGTGAATTAAAAGACCCTGCTTCATCTATTTTAGATATTGAACGTAAAGTGACAGCAGAAATGCGTTCTGATAGCTTCCCAACGGATAACTTTGGTGCGGCATTAGGTGGTAGCTTAATCCCTTGGATTGACAAACTTCTCCCAGAAACAGGACAAACTAAAGAAGAATGGAAAGGCTATGCAGAAACCAACAAAATCTTAGGTTTAAGCGACAATCCAATTCCTGTGGATGGTTTATGCGTACGTATCGGTGCATTACGTTGCCACAGCCAAGCATTCACCATCAAACTGAAAAAAGACTTACCATTAGAAGAAATTGAACAAATTTTAGCGTCTCACAACGAATGGGTGAAAGTGATTCCAAACGACAAAGAAATCACATTACGTGAATTAACCCCAGCTAAAGTAACAGGTACATTAAGCGTACCAGTTGGTCGTTTACGTAAATTGGCAATGGGTCCGGAATACTTGGCGGCATTCACTGTGGGTGACCAATTATTATGGGGTGCTGCAGAGCCAGTTCGCCGTATCTTAAAACAATTGGTGGCATAAGTTTACTTTCACTACAAAGGGCGTATTTACTACGCCCTTTTCATTACTAAAAAAGATAATATGCTACGATCTATCTTTGTTTTTATTACAATTTCTTTAATGACATTTGTTTTGCAATATTGGTTTGTCTCACGCCTTGGTTATCCTGAAACCTTTGTAACAACATGCCAAAATTACACGGGTGAATTTTTGTATGAAGCGCGTTGTGAATATACGTTTAATATATTATTTACAACGATAACTGTTGCGTTTTTAGCATTATTTCCTTTTATTTTTTCTCAGAAATTATCTTACTTTATTATCGGTTGTTTGTGGCTTGGGCTTTTATGGCTATTGGG
This portion of the Haemophilus parainfluenzae T3T1 genome encodes:
- a CDS encoding adhesin, with the translated sequence MAETQKQPSVIRFEQEVAAKNYEAACVELLDILSKIDTNFGGVEGIEIDYPSQLNDELVQDKIKHFCTRVAVAMSELFSDPQLDISEGGAQRFFTLQRWINMIFASSPFVNADHVLQAYNRNPDKTNLSDFHLDNTRSSLIKFCIFYLPESNVNVNLDALWNLDPELCASLCFALQSPRFIGTDQSFSKRGTLLQWFPEKLATIENLNNVPSAISHDVYMHCSYDIAENKHWVKKALNQVIRRHLLQGGWTDRDVTKLGERNGKPVMVVLLEHFHSSHSIYRTHSTSMIAARERFHLIGVGNEAVDAAGQAVFDEFHLLKGDNIFSKLNELKEICEKNGAAVLYMPSIGMDLTTIFASNTRLAPVQVIALGHPATTHSDFIEYVIVEDDYVGSEKCFSEQLLRLPKDALPYVPSALAPQHVEYRLRENPEVVNIGIASTTMKLNPYFLAALKAIRDRANVKVHFHFALGQSSGVTHPYVERFIKSYLGNDATAHPHAPYDQYLRILHNCDMMVNPFPFGNTNGIIDMVTLGLVGICKTGAEVHEHIDEGLFKRLGLPEWLIANTVDEYVERAIRLAENHQERLELRRHIIENNGLQTLFTGDPSPMGKVLLEKFEEWKAANLAEKPKKKATKSATTKEKTTKSTTTKKSAVKSEGKSEPKKTVKKTTKKADK
- a CDS encoding MgtC/SapB family protein — translated: MENSFLFSTALEQTAYLLILGKMLLALVLGGIIGLERELKHKPVGVKTCAIIAVTTCVLTIVSIQAAEHYAQVSDNIRTDPMRLAAQVISGIGFLGAGVILHKKNDAISGLTTAAIIWAAAAIGVATGAGFIFDAIIATLMILIAIRISPIVQRYVRRKTYKKRTRLAIQLSSANGISKVTDLLLKHDYRIENISVKDQASGEVRLQVRCYNIDNEMLKDVYTLLKTEDEVLSVDVEN
- the asd gene encoding aspartate-semialdehyde dehydrogenase; translation: MKNVGFIGWRGMVGSVLMDRMVQEQDFANINPVFFTTSQAGQKAPVFAGKEAGELKSAFDIEELKKLDIIVTCQGGDYTNEVYPKLKATGWDGYWVDAASALRMKDDAIIVLDPVNQHVISEGLKKGIKTFVGGNCTVSLMLMAIGGLFEKDLVEWVSVATYQAASGAGAKNMRELLSQMGLLEQAVSSELKDPASSILDIERKVTAEMRSDSFPTDNFGAALGGSLIPWIDKLLPETGQTKEEWKGYAETNKILGLSDNPIPVDGLCVRIGALRCHSQAFTIKLKKDLPLEEIEQILASHNEWVKVIPNDKEITLRELTPAKVTGTLSVPVGRLRKLAMGPEYLAAFTVGDQLLWGAAEPVRRILKQLVA
- the rimO gene encoding 30S ribosomal protein S12 methylthiotransferase RimO; translation: MQKSTPNIGFVSLGCPKNLVDSERILTELRTDGYNIVPSYENVDLVIVNTCGFIDSAVQESLEAIGEALEENGRVIVTGCLGAKEDQIRQVHPKVLEVSGPHSYEAVMAQVHKYVPKPEHNPYTSLVPKQGVKLTPKHYAYLKISEGCDHRCTFCIIPSLRGDLESRSITQVLDEAKRLADAGVKELLVVSQDTSAYAMDTQRKEGGVKTAFWNGMPIKNDLMTLCKQLGKLGIWVRLHYVYPYPHVDDLIPLMAEGLLLPYLDIPLQHASPKILKAMKRPGKIDRTLERIKQWREICPDLTLRSTFIVGFPGETEEDFQMLLDFLKEAQLDRVGCFKFSPVEGAPATEMADQVPEDVKEERFHRFMQLQQEISAERLKQKIGQTLDVIVDEIDDEGIIGRTKADAPEVDGLVYIENLSGTPVKVGEFIKVTITHSDEYDLWGTC